The stretch of DNA GCAAAGGCTCGATAGCCGGCGGCAAGGCGACACCACAGCCTGCCGGCCCCATGGGCCAGCGGTCGTTATCGTGCAAGTGATTGGCATAGAGCAGAAGGGCTTCGGGTTTCCACTCCCCCTCTTCTACTGCCTGTCGAAGAGCACGGGTCGCGGCAACGTGGTCAGCATGTGGGTCCAGCTCCGGATGAGGGGTGATCACTACCTCGGGACGAAAATGCGCGAGCAAAGCACGCAGATCGGCCTGCAAGTTGTGCCACGTAGCCTGCCCGTCGCGGTCCCCTGGCAACTGCAACGGATTGTGCGCTCTCACAGTGCGTATGTTGGTATCACCGGACTCACGAGAGCCGAAGACCCTTTCGGGCATCGCCTCCATCGCCGGCAATTGCAAACAGTAATAGCCGAGCTGGACGCAATGCCGCTGCGACACGCCGCCCCACAGAGGCACAGCAAGGCTACCCCAGGTGCGCAATCGCCCCTTGAGCCGCGCTGCCGCAGCACTGTCCAGACCGAGGCGGCGGTAGTTGTCGGCTTCAATCTCACCCTGGGTCAGCGTGACGATAGCCACCTCCGGGGTCTGACTGTAGAGGCCGAAGGCGGCCAGCTCGGCATCATCGGCGTGCGGCGCGATAATCAGCACCCGCCGCTGCGTATAGTCGAGGTTACTCATGGCATACAGCCTGACCTCGGCATCCAGACGGCAGTACCGGCTATCGAAGCGCAGCGAGCCCGCACGCAAAGCCTCCTGCAGCCCAGACAAGTTCAGATATCGCCGCCCACGTACGCCACGTTCAAAATCCTGACGATCCTCGCCGATATACACCCGCGGATCCCTTAAGCGTCCAGCCCAGGTTGCCTCCAGCTGCACCTCAAGAATCAGCGTATCGCCTTCCGGCACGTCACCGGTCAAGTGCAGATTTCCACGCTCGATGCGTCCCGCTTGTTGCAGCGCATCAGGGGGGAACTCATAACGGTAATCTTCTTGCGGCCGATAGAACAAATGATCGGCGAACCACGCCTCATGGGAAATCCAGCCTAAAATCACCAGCAGCGGCACCAGCCACAAGTTGACCGTCACGCCTATTACCAGCAGCGCGATGAGCGCCACCAGCATTGCAATACGTTTGTCACGACGATGCTGTTGCAACAGCTTTTGTTTGCGCGCGTCCATGCCTACACCTGAAAAACCGGAACTCGATTACACCAACGGTCCTTGTACTCACGGTCCGCACGGCCGAAAGAATAACGCAGCGGCTTGCCCAGCGCTCGAGCCTCGGCCCAGGCCGCCTGCGTGTTGGCGAAGCTCAGTACGCTGCCGG from Pseudomonas sp. DNDY-54 encodes:
- a CDS encoding PIG-L deacetylase family protein: MDARKQKLLQQHRRDKRIAMLVALIALLVIGVTVNLWLVPLLVILGWISHEAWFADHLFYRPQEDYRYEFPPDALQQAGRIERGNLHLTGDVPEGDTLILEVQLEATWAGRLRDPRVYIGEDRQDFERGVRGRRYLNLSGLQEALRAGSLRFDSRYCRLDAEVRLYAMSNLDYTQRRVLIIAPHADDAELAAFGLYSQTPEVAIVTLTQGEIEADNYRRLGLDSAAAARLKGRLRTWGSLAVPLWGGVSQRHCVQLGYYCLQLPAMEAMPERVFGSRESGDTNIRTVRAHNPLQLPGDRDGQATWHNLQADLRALLAHFRPEVVITPHPELDPHADHVAATRALRQAVEEGEWKPEALLLYANHLHDNDRWPMGPAGCGVALPPAIEPLPADRLWSLSLNAETQLDKAMALAMQHDLQVPLPMKKRLRRSIQRVLAGRRWPTTGDDEFFRKAVRRHELFWVRHL